A region of the Rubripirellula tenax genome:
TTGCGTCGGCCATTGGGCCGATCGTCACGGCCGTCCGACCCCGCACGCATCCACCAATCATCACTAAGTCGATCGACTCGCTGGTCGATAGCAGGTGAGCGACCGGCAAACTGTTTGTCACAACTTGCAGAGGACGTTGGACCAATTGACGGGCCAATTCGTACGTCGTGCTTCCACCATCAAGCAAAATCGTGTCGTGATCTTCAACCATCGCCGCCGCCGCTTCGCCGATCGCAACCTTGGCCGGCCAGGAATCGTCTCGCCGGTTTTCAAACACCTGAATCGTGTCCGATTCACCCGTCCAGAACGCACCACCGTGAGTCCGTCGTGCCAGTCCTTCACGCTCAAGTTGTTCCAAGTCTCGGCGAATCGTCGACTCGCTGACCTCCAACGACGCTGCAAGTTCACCCAGCGACGCGAATCCGCGAGCCTGCACAAATTCGCGAAGTCGCTCTCGTCGATTTTCGCTCGTAATCATGCCAGCCATCGCAGGACGCCCATGTCACCGATATTCCAAGAATGACAGATTCCTCTCATTCGTGACAGAAATCAATCACCCCGCTGAGTATTTGAGAGAATTTTCGCAAGAAAAACGGTTCCGGCCAGGAATCGACCGCGCCAAGCCAGCGCGTTACGCTGGGACACGCCGCTCGGCAATCGAACAGATCCCCCTTGGCCTCACCTCGCTAACCCAGATTCGACCGATGACATCTTTGACAGGAAAACGAGCCATTGTCTCTGGCGCCTCACGCGGGATTGGGCGTGGAATCGCTATCCAATTGGCCAGGGCCGGCGCCGAGGTCATTGTCAATTTTCGTGGCCATGCCGAGGAGGCCGACGAAGTGGTGGCGAAGTGTCATGAAGTTGGCGGAAAGGCTCACAAGATTGCTGCGGATCTTGGCATTCAAGCGGACGTTGAACGCTTGGTCGCCGAATCCGTCGAGATCATGGGCGGCTTGGACATCGTGGTCAGCAATGCCGCCTACAGCGACCGACACTTGATGCTGGAATCCGATCTTGATGAGTTTCGCAAAACTATCGACGTCAGCATGTGGGGCGCTTTTTATCTGATTCGCAGCGGCGCCAGAGTCATGGTCGATGCCGGCAACGGCGGAAACATGGTCGTCATCAGCAGCCCTCATGCCCACATGCCGATTCCCGGTGCGATGGCGTACAACATGGCGAAAGCCGCCAATGACCAGATGGGTAAGACTGCCGCTTGCGAACTGGCCCCGCACGGCATTCGCGTCAACATCATCCACCCAGGCTGGACAGACACACCGGGCGAGCGAAAGTTCTTCTCCGAAGAAACGCTTGCCCAGGAAGCCGCCAAGTTGCCGATGGGACGCCTCGGAGCCCCCGAAGAGATCGGCCACGGAGTCGTTTTTCTATGCGCCCCCAACAGCAGTTACATTACCGGAAGCACGTTGACGATCGACGGCGGCATTCAATTACCTTGGCGCGAAATGTATCGTGTCAAAGAGAAACCCGCGGGCGCACAGTAGGCTGAACCCGTATTGCCACGCCGGTATCGTCGTCAACATCGAATCGCGCAGCCCTCGGTCCGCATTCACATCCTTTGCGAAGTTATTAACATGGAAAACTGGCCTCTTGGTGTGTTCGCGTCCGTTGACGCAGGACTAGGTGTGGGCTGGAACGTGATCTCGGAATTAAAACTTCCGACGATTCAATTACACGCGCCCCACCCCGACAAACGAAACTCGGCAACGGCGAAATCGTTGGCCGATCAACTCGCTGACATGGGCGTTCGATGCACGGCGGTGTTTGGCGGATTCGACGGCGAAAGCTATGCCGACATTCCGACGGTGGTCCGAACGATCGGATTGGTGCCTGAGTCGTCTCGCGCGGCGCGGCTGCAAGAAATGAAGGACATCTCGGACTTCACCAAGACGCTTCGTTGCGACGCAATCGCGCTGCACCTGGGGTTTGTCCCCGAGGGTCCGTCTGCCGACGGTTACGACGGAATCGTTGCTGTGACTCGCGAATTGTGCGACCACGCAGCCGCGAATGACCAGTATCTGCATTTGGAAACAGGTCAAGAAACGGCTGACGGATTGCTCGAATTCATCCATCACGTCGAGCGTGACAACCTGAAGATCAACTTCGATCCCGCAAACATGATTCTTTATGGAACGGGTGAGCCGATCGATGCGCTTCGCAAAGTCGCCAAGCATGTCCGCAGCATCCATTGCAAAGACGGAACGTGGAGCGATCAGCCGGGCGTGACCTGGGGCGCCGAAGTCGCACTTGGTCAAGGCGACGTGAATATGGCCGCGTACTTGAAGGCGCTTAAAGAGATTGGTTACGAAGGACCGCTGACGATCGAACGCGAAATCCCTCAGGATCCCGTGCGACAAAAAAGCGAGATCGGTGCGGCGATTGATCTGCTAACGAAACTCCGCAGCGAGATACTTGCTTAGCGTGATGGCACCGAAACGTTCACGTCGTCAACCCACGCTTCGCGATTGACGGCCAATCGAATTCGATTTTTGGTCGGGTGCCCGATGCCGGGTGACGAGAACTGACCAACTTCGCTTCCATCAATGGCAACGATCATGGTGTCACCCGAGAGCGTGACGACAAGTTGATGCCATTGATCGGGGGTCAGTTTCACCGGAACGTACTTCACGGCTTTCTTGATTGCGAGATTGTCATTTTCGCTCGCCAAGCCGTCGAGTCGACGTTTGCGGACTTCCAAATTCATCCGCCCCGTTTTTAGGTCTGTCATTTCAACTTGGTTCGCCTTCACCTTTGCCATGCAGATATGGCCTGCGTGAACGGATTTCTCTTTCATGTCCGCGATATTGATTCCCAAATCGTCTTTGGGTCCTAGCTTAAATCGCAATGCAATCGTGGCGTCACCAAAAGCAATGTCTTGAGTGACCGAGACACCGTGGTCGGCTTCGGCATGCTTGACGATGTGGATCGCGCCGTCGACCAAATCGACCTGCTTGTTGCCCTTAGCCCGGCTCTTGCTGTTTGTCCCCCAATTCTTCCCGACTTCCTCCAGCTCGGGCTTGGATTCAGTCCGTTCGAAATCGTCTTGAAATAGGACTTTCGTCGCCGGAGCGTCGGCTTGAAGCTCAACGAATTGAGCGGAAACGGACAAGCTGGCAACGGCGGCGAACGCGAACAATATTCTCATGGTTTTGAATCCAAAATGGAGCACGAAAGAAGCAAACGGGGGACACGATCGTTGGCGCGAGAAGCAGTACGAACGACTGCCACAAACGTCTAAAACGGTTGGATGCTTAAAGCAAGTGCTTTGCTTTGACTTCCAGATATTGGTTCACCAACGGGGCGGTCAGCTCATCCGGGAACGCGTCAACGATCAACACGCCGCGATGTTCCAAGTCTTTGACGACTTGATTGCGCCAAAGCAAAATCTCCGCGGCGGCCGCGGCGCGGTACATCGTGAATGAGTCGCCATCGGGGGAATCGGCGGCGTCGAACATCTCGCGGTCTCTTAGCAGCACGCCAAGCGGCAGGTGTTGTCCATTGATATTGCCCAGATAGTCGACAACGGCGCCCGCGTTGACTTCATCGATCACGTTGGTCGCCAAAACGACAAGTGACCGGCGTTTGCAATGCGACGACAGATACAGGAACGCTTGGTCGTAACGAGATTCAACCAATCTCGGAAACTGGTCAAAGCCCGCTTGGATCAGGCGATTCATTTGACTCTTGCCACCGGCGGGCGGAATGTACGAATGGATTGTGTCGGAAAAACAAAGCATCCCAACGGCGTCGCCCTGCGACAGCGCGACATAGGCCATCATCAGGATCGAATTCAAGGCGTGGTCGAGCAGCGTGTAGCCATCGCGTTGGTTCGTCATCATCCGCCCACAATCGAGAAGAAAGATCACCCGTTGGCTTTGGTCACTTTGAAATTGTCGGACGGTCAGCTTGCGGCGACGGGCGGTGCTGCGCCAATCGATGTGGCGATAGTTGTCGTCTCGGGAGTAATCACGTAGGCGCTCGAATTCGCTGTCCTGCCCAATCCGCCGCGTCTTACGAACACCGATCAGACTCAACCGATTGGTCCTCGCCAACAACGCATAGTCTGCCAATTGCTTCATGTCGGGATAGACGTTCAGCGGGTTTTGCAGCGGCAAGGCGATGTGCCGCTTCCACAAGCGGCACAAACTGGACAGCCGCAGGTACACCGTGCTCAGCTCGAAAGCGCCGCGTCGGCCCGGCGTCAACTTTCGTTTCAACGTCAACTGTCCAAGCGGCGCTAACCGGATTTCATGCTGTTCGGGTGTCGACGAAAAATGCTCCGGCAAATCGTCCCTCAACTCACCGATCAGATTCATACCGCATCGATTTTCGAGCGTGACTTCGCTCGGAATCGAGATTCCCAACGAACACGTTCGCGCAATCGTCCGCCGAACTTCAATGCCCTGGCTGGTGAGCACATAGAGCAGCACCAAATCGCCCGTCGCGACCAACACGAGAGCCAAGTCAACGACCGCAGCAACAACCAAAAAGTTTGGGAAGAAGATCGTCATCACGCAAACGATCAGCGACACGGCTAGCAAAACCACCCATGCAATCGACGGGTAAACCTTCAGCTTCCAAGCGACCATTAACAGCGGTGCGGCCAACGCGACCAAAACCAGCCACGGCAGTTGACTTTGCCATTGGATCTGGTTTTCGAGAGACTGCCGTATCGAATCATTCATGGTGAATTGCAAACCGGCGAAGAAAGCGTATGCGTTGCGGGATTGTAACGGATCGAATCGCTATTTAGGTTGCCATGCCGACTTACTGATATTCGAAAAGACAAACCGAGCCGAATCGTGGAACAATCATTTCTGGCCTATTTGCGAGGCCGTTGCCGCAACCTTCCCCAGGTCACCGTTGGAATCGGTGACGATGCGGCGGTCATCGAACCGGTCGTCGGCCAGCAAATCGCTTGTACCGACCAGATCATCGACGGTGTCGATTTCCTGTCGGCCGAGCACGCTTTGGCGGACATCGGATACAAGTCGATGGCCATCAATTTAAGCGATGTCGCAGCAATGGGCGCGGTGCCGACGTCTGCCTTGGTGACTCTTGCGCTACCCAAAACGAACGCGACTCGCATCGCGGGTGAGGTTTACGAGGGCATTTTTGAAGCGGCGACCACCTTCGGCATCGCCATCGCCGGCGGTG
Encoded here:
- a CDS encoding DeoR/GlpR family DNA-binding transcription regulator, producing MTSENRRERLREFVQARGFASLGELAASLEVSESTIRRDLEQLEREGLARRTHGGAFWTGESDTIQVFENRRDDSWPAKVAIGEAAAAMVEDHDTILLDGGSTTYELARQLVQRPLQVVTNSLPVAHLLSTSESIDLVMIGGCVRGRTAVTIGPMADAMLRSINVGKAFLSVAGITERGFFNSNMMLVESEKAMLESADRSVVVADSSKFGKVSLSRLCGLDEVDTVITDTGLQSQWKEQLESTGVELVLASPENQSAT
- a CDS encoding SDR family NAD(P)-dependent oxidoreductase, with the translated sequence MTSLTGKRAIVSGASRGIGRGIAIQLARAGAEVIVNFRGHAEEADEVVAKCHEVGGKAHKIAADLGIQADVERLVAESVEIMGGLDIVVSNAAYSDRHLMLESDLDEFRKTIDVSMWGAFYLIRSGARVMVDAGNGGNMVVISSPHAHMPIPGAMAYNMAKAANDQMGKTAACELAPHGIRVNIIHPGWTDTPGERKFFSEETLAQEAAKLPMGRLGAPEEIGHGVVFLCAPNSSYITGSTLTIDGGIQLPWREMYRVKEKPAGAQ
- a CDS encoding sugar phosphate isomerase/epimerase family protein, whose product is MENWPLGVFASVDAGLGVGWNVISELKLPTIQLHAPHPDKRNSATAKSLADQLADMGVRCTAVFGGFDGESYADIPTVVRTIGLVPESSRAARLQEMKDISDFTKTLRCDAIALHLGFVPEGPSADGYDGIVAVTRELCDHAAANDQYLHLETGQETADGLLEFIHHVERDNLKINFDPANMILYGTGEPIDALRKVAKHVRSIHCKDGTWSDQPGVTWGAEVALGQGDVNMAAYLKALKEIGYEGPLTIEREIPQDPVRQKSEIGAAIDLLTKLRSEILA
- a CDS encoding family 16 glycoside hydrolase: MRILFAFAAVASLSVSAQFVELQADAPATKVLFQDDFERTESKPELEEVGKNWGTNSKSRAKGNKQVDLVDGAIHIVKHAEADHGVSVTQDIAFGDATIALRFKLGPKDDLGINIADMKEKSVHAGHICMAKVKANQVEMTDLKTGRMNLEVRKRRLDGLASENDNLAIKKAVKYVPVKLTPDQWHQLVVTLSGDTMIVAIDGSEVGQFSSPGIGHPTKNRIRLAVNREAWVDDVNVSVPSR
- a CDS encoding DUF58 domain-containing protein translates to MNDSIRQSLENQIQWQSQLPWLVLVALAAPLLMVAWKLKVYPSIAWVVLLAVSLIVCVMTIFFPNFLVVAAVVDLALVLVATGDLVLLYVLTSQGIEVRRTIARTCSLGISIPSEVTLENRCGMNLIGELRDDLPEHFSSTPEQHEIRLAPLGQLTLKRKLTPGRRGAFELSTVYLRLSSLCRLWKRHIALPLQNPLNVYPDMKQLADYALLARTNRLSLIGVRKTRRIGQDSEFERLRDYSRDDNYRHIDWRSTARRRKLTVRQFQSDQSQRVIFLLDCGRMMTNQRDGYTLLDHALNSILMMAYVALSQGDAVGMLCFSDTIHSYIPPAGGKSQMNRLIQAGFDQFPRLVESRYDQAFLYLSSHCKRRSLVVLATNVIDEVNAGAVVDYLGNINGQHLPLGVLLRDREMFDAADSPDGDSFTMYRAAAAAEILLWRNQVVKDLEHRGVLIVDAFPDELTAPLVNQYLEVKAKHLL